A section of the Girardinichthys multiradiatus isolate DD_20200921_A chromosome 5, DD_fGirMul_XY1, whole genome shotgun sequence genome encodes:
- the add3a gene encoding adducin 3 (gamma) a isoform X3 has product MSADSHQGVVTTPPPPGGGTKERYFDRVNVNDPEYIRARKMSPDLRQDFNVLEQKKRVTQILQSPAFKEELECLIQEQQRKGNNPTGLLALRQIADFFMASSVAGFNTSPHSLGMVTPINDLYGVESSSLVKGEKLTRCKLASLYRLVDLFSWAHFSNSYITGRVSKEQDHILIIPRGLSFAEASASNLVKVNIIGDVIEQGSTNLRIDSAGFSPHAAIYSMRPDIRCIIHVHTPATAAVSSMKYGILPISQEALILGDIAYYNYQGSLDDQEERRELQKALGPTAKILVLRNHGVVALGETIEEAFHYIYNAQYACEIQVNAISCAGGVDNLIVLDPEKYKSRVFAVATAAAVNMAGQYKWKIGELEFESLMRMLDNLGYRTGYAYRHPIIREKPRHKSEVEIPATVTAFTFEEDVDATRLPFKFLQQRQQREKTRWLNSPNSYTKVSVEAGEERCNSRTTTWMRADETGTPIRIEDPNQFVPLNTDPTEVQQKRNKIREQNRLDVMTSGPRSQHLAGIPVDQPRQELGQIRVLPYVPTEDEHMAPLPPNPFSELLEKEYHKNVERRQLGLSENHTGLMNGKDNHDEELSKRISQLTTSAESVEITVRSSEKIEEVLSPESSPSKSPNTKKKKKFRTPSFLKKNKKKEKMEA; this is encoded by the exons GCTTTCAAAGAGGAGTTGGAGTGTCTGATCCAGGAGCAGCAGCGAAAGGGGAACAACCCGACCGGACTGCTGGCCCTCAGGCAGATCGCAGACTTCTTCATGGCCAGCTCAGTGGCCGGTTTCAACACTTCCCCTCACA GTCTGGGGATGGTGACTCCCATAAATGACTTGTACGGAGTGGAATCCTCCTCTCTGGTGAAAGGCGAGAAGCTGACACGCTGTAAACTGGCCAGCCTCTACAGACTGGTGGACCTGTTCAGCTGGGCCCACTTCTCCAACTCCTACATCACA GGTCGAGTGAGTAAAGAACAAGATCACATACTCATCATCCCCAGAGGGCTGTCATTCGCAGAAGCTTCTGCATCAAACCTG GTGAAGGTGAACATCATTGGGGACGTGATTGAGCAGGGCTCCACCAACCTGCGGATTGACTCGGCGGGTTTCAGTCCACATGCTGCCATCTACTCAATGCGTCCGGACATCCGCTGCATCATACATGTGCACACTCCTGCCACAGCAGCT GTGTCATCTATGAAGTATGGCATCCTACCCATCTCCCAGGAGGCGTTGATCTTGGGAGATATCGCTTACTACAACTACCAAGGCAGCCTGGATGACCAGGAGGAACGCAGAGAGCTGCAGAAAGCCCTCGGTCCAACAGCAAAG ATTTTGGTATTGAGAAATCACGGCGTGGTCGCTCTCGGGGAGACAATCGAAGAGGCCTTCCACTACATCTACAATGCCCAGTATGCCTGCGAAATCCAG GTGAATGCCATCTCATGTGCTGGAGGAGTTGACAACCTCATAGTGCTGGACCCGGAGAAGTACAAGTCTCGAGTGTTTGCCGTGGCTACAGCGGCGGCCGTCAACATGGCCGGGCAGTACAAGTGGAAGATTGGAGAGCTGGAGTTTGAGTCTCTGATGAGGATGCTGGATAATCTG GGCTACAGGACAGGTTATGCTTACCGACACCCCATCATTCGGGAGAAGCCGAGGCACAAGAGTGAAGTGGAGATCCCCGCCACCGTCACGGCGTTCACGTTTGAGGAGGACGTAGACGCCACGCGGCTGCCCTTCAAGTTCCTTCAGCAGCGGCAGCAGAGGGAGAAGACGCGCTGGCTCAACTCCCCCAACAGCTACACCAAGGTCAGCGTGGAGGCCGGAGAGGAGCGCTGCAACAGTCGGACAACCACG TGGATGAGGGCGGATGAAACAGGAACTCCGATCCGGATTGAAGACCCAAATCAGTTCGTCCCTCTAAACACAGACCCCACTGAGGTGCAGCAGAAAAGGAACAAG ATCAGAGAGCAGAACCGGTTAGATGTGATGACATCAGGCCCGCGGTCTCAGCACCTTGCCGGCATTCCTGTTGATCAACCACGACAG GAACTGGGGCAAATAAGAGTGCTG ccatACGTGCCCACAGAGGATGAGCATATGGCTCCTCTTCCTCCCAACCCATTCAGCGAGCTGTTGGAAAAGGAGTACCACAAAAACGTGGAGAGAAGGCAACTTGGCCTCAGCG AGAACCACACGGGCCTGATGAACGGCAAGGATAACCATGACGAGGAGCTGTCCAAGCGCATAAGTCAGCTGACCACCAGCGCAGAGAGCGTGGAGATCACTGTGCGCTCCAGCGAGAAGATCGAAGAGGTGCTGTCCCCCGAGAGCTCCCCCTCCAAGTCACCCAAcaccaagaagaagaagaagttccGCACGCCGTCCTTCCTgaagaagaacaaaaagaaagagaagatggAGGCCTGA
- the add3a gene encoding adducin 3 (gamma) a isoform X2 — MSADSHQGVVTTPPPPGGGTKERYFDRVNVNDPEYIRARKMSPDLRQDFNVLEQKKRVTQILQSPAFKEELECLIQEQQRKGNNPTGLLALRQIADFFMASSVAGFNTSPHSLGMVTPINDLYGVESSSLVKGEKLTRCKLASLYRLVDLFSWAHFSNSYITGRVSKEQDHILIIPRGLSFAEASASNLVKVNIIGDVIEQGSTNLRIDSAGFSPHAAIYSMRPDIRCIIHVHTPATAAVSSMKYGILPISQEALILGDIAYYNYQGSLDDQEERRELQKALGPTAKILVLRNHGVVALGETIEEAFHYIYNAQYACEIQVNAISCAGGVDNLIVLDPEKYKSRVFAVATAAAVNMAGQYKWKIGELEFESLMRMLDNLGYRTGYAYRHPIIREKPRHKSEVEIPATVTAFTFEEDVDATRLPFKFLQQRQQREKTRWLNSPNSYTKVSVEAGEERCNSRTTTWMRADETGTPIRIEDPNQFVPLNTDPTEVQQKRNKIREQNRLDVMTSGPRSQHLAGIPVDQPRQPYVPTEDEHMAPLPPNPFSELLEKEYHKNVERRQLGLSDGEHELTSDDGSTLSQSLSVTQSPQSTPAKEENHTGLMNGKDNHDEELSKRISQLTTSAESVEITVRSSEKIEEVLSPESSPSKSPNTKKKKKFRTPSFLKKNKKKEKMEA; from the exons GCTTTCAAAGAGGAGTTGGAGTGTCTGATCCAGGAGCAGCAGCGAAAGGGGAACAACCCGACCGGACTGCTGGCCCTCAGGCAGATCGCAGACTTCTTCATGGCCAGCTCAGTGGCCGGTTTCAACACTTCCCCTCACA GTCTGGGGATGGTGACTCCCATAAATGACTTGTACGGAGTGGAATCCTCCTCTCTGGTGAAAGGCGAGAAGCTGACACGCTGTAAACTGGCCAGCCTCTACAGACTGGTGGACCTGTTCAGCTGGGCCCACTTCTCCAACTCCTACATCACA GGTCGAGTGAGTAAAGAACAAGATCACATACTCATCATCCCCAGAGGGCTGTCATTCGCAGAAGCTTCTGCATCAAACCTG GTGAAGGTGAACATCATTGGGGACGTGATTGAGCAGGGCTCCACCAACCTGCGGATTGACTCGGCGGGTTTCAGTCCACATGCTGCCATCTACTCAATGCGTCCGGACATCCGCTGCATCATACATGTGCACACTCCTGCCACAGCAGCT GTGTCATCTATGAAGTATGGCATCCTACCCATCTCCCAGGAGGCGTTGATCTTGGGAGATATCGCTTACTACAACTACCAAGGCAGCCTGGATGACCAGGAGGAACGCAGAGAGCTGCAGAAAGCCCTCGGTCCAACAGCAAAG ATTTTGGTATTGAGAAATCACGGCGTGGTCGCTCTCGGGGAGACAATCGAAGAGGCCTTCCACTACATCTACAATGCCCAGTATGCCTGCGAAATCCAG GTGAATGCCATCTCATGTGCTGGAGGAGTTGACAACCTCATAGTGCTGGACCCGGAGAAGTACAAGTCTCGAGTGTTTGCCGTGGCTACAGCGGCGGCCGTCAACATGGCCGGGCAGTACAAGTGGAAGATTGGAGAGCTGGAGTTTGAGTCTCTGATGAGGATGCTGGATAATCTG GGCTACAGGACAGGTTATGCTTACCGACACCCCATCATTCGGGAGAAGCCGAGGCACAAGAGTGAAGTGGAGATCCCCGCCACCGTCACGGCGTTCACGTTTGAGGAGGACGTAGACGCCACGCGGCTGCCCTTCAAGTTCCTTCAGCAGCGGCAGCAGAGGGAGAAGACGCGCTGGCTCAACTCCCCCAACAGCTACACCAAGGTCAGCGTGGAGGCCGGAGAGGAGCGCTGCAACAGTCGGACAACCACG TGGATGAGGGCGGATGAAACAGGAACTCCGATCCGGATTGAAGACCCAAATCAGTTCGTCCCTCTAAACACAGACCCCACTGAGGTGCAGCAGAAAAGGAACAAG ATCAGAGAGCAGAACCGGTTAGATGTGATGACATCAGGCCCGCGGTCTCAGCACCTTGCCGGCATTCCTGTTGATCAACCACGACAG ccatACGTGCCCACAGAGGATGAGCATATGGCTCCTCTTCCTCCCAACCCATTCAGCGAGCTGTTGGAAAAGGAGTACCACAAAAACGTGGAGAGAAGGCAACTTGGCCTCAGCG ATGGCGAGCACGAGCTAACCTCCGACGACGGCTCCACTCTCTCTCAGTCTCTATCTGTCACCCAGTCCCCGCAAAGCACTCCGGCTAAAGAAG AGAACCACACGGGCCTGATGAACGGCAAGGATAACCATGACGAGGAGCTGTCCAAGCGCATAAGTCAGCTGACCACCAGCGCAGAGAGCGTGGAGATCACTGTGCGCTCCAGCGAGAAGATCGAAGAGGTGCTGTCCCCCGAGAGCTCCCCCTCCAAGTCACCCAAcaccaagaagaagaagaagttccGCACGCCGTCCTTCCTgaagaagaacaaaaagaaagagaagatggAGGCCTGA
- the add3a gene encoding adducin 3 (gamma) a isoform X1: MSADSHQGVVTTPPPPGGGTKERYFDRVNVNDPEYIRARKMSPDLRQDFNVLEQKKRVTQILQSPAFKEELECLIQEQQRKGNNPTGLLALRQIADFFMASSVAGFNTSPHSLGMVTPINDLYGVESSSLVKGEKLTRCKLASLYRLVDLFSWAHFSNSYITGRVSKEQDHILIIPRGLSFAEASASNLVKVNIIGDVIEQGSTNLRIDSAGFSPHAAIYSMRPDIRCIIHVHTPATAAVSSMKYGILPISQEALILGDIAYYNYQGSLDDQEERRELQKALGPTAKILVLRNHGVVALGETIEEAFHYIYNAQYACEIQVNAISCAGGVDNLIVLDPEKYKSRVFAVATAAAVNMAGQYKWKIGELEFESLMRMLDNLGYRTGYAYRHPIIREKPRHKSEVEIPATVTAFTFEEDVDATRLPFKFLQQRQQREKTRWLNSPNSYTKVSVEAGEERCNSRTTTWMRADETGTPIRIEDPNQFVPLNTDPTEVQQKRNKIREQNRLDVMTSGPRSQHLAGIPVDQPRQELGQIRVLPYVPTEDEHMAPLPPNPFSELLEKEYHKNVERRQLGLSDGEHELTSDDGSTLSQSLSVTQSPQSTPAKEENHTGLMNGKDNHDEELSKRISQLTTSAESVEITVRSSEKIEEVLSPESSPSKSPNTKKKKKFRTPSFLKKNKKKEKMEA; encoded by the exons GCTTTCAAAGAGGAGTTGGAGTGTCTGATCCAGGAGCAGCAGCGAAAGGGGAACAACCCGACCGGACTGCTGGCCCTCAGGCAGATCGCAGACTTCTTCATGGCCAGCTCAGTGGCCGGTTTCAACACTTCCCCTCACA GTCTGGGGATGGTGACTCCCATAAATGACTTGTACGGAGTGGAATCCTCCTCTCTGGTGAAAGGCGAGAAGCTGACACGCTGTAAACTGGCCAGCCTCTACAGACTGGTGGACCTGTTCAGCTGGGCCCACTTCTCCAACTCCTACATCACA GGTCGAGTGAGTAAAGAACAAGATCACATACTCATCATCCCCAGAGGGCTGTCATTCGCAGAAGCTTCTGCATCAAACCTG GTGAAGGTGAACATCATTGGGGACGTGATTGAGCAGGGCTCCACCAACCTGCGGATTGACTCGGCGGGTTTCAGTCCACATGCTGCCATCTACTCAATGCGTCCGGACATCCGCTGCATCATACATGTGCACACTCCTGCCACAGCAGCT GTGTCATCTATGAAGTATGGCATCCTACCCATCTCCCAGGAGGCGTTGATCTTGGGAGATATCGCTTACTACAACTACCAAGGCAGCCTGGATGACCAGGAGGAACGCAGAGAGCTGCAGAAAGCCCTCGGTCCAACAGCAAAG ATTTTGGTATTGAGAAATCACGGCGTGGTCGCTCTCGGGGAGACAATCGAAGAGGCCTTCCACTACATCTACAATGCCCAGTATGCCTGCGAAATCCAG GTGAATGCCATCTCATGTGCTGGAGGAGTTGACAACCTCATAGTGCTGGACCCGGAGAAGTACAAGTCTCGAGTGTTTGCCGTGGCTACAGCGGCGGCCGTCAACATGGCCGGGCAGTACAAGTGGAAGATTGGAGAGCTGGAGTTTGAGTCTCTGATGAGGATGCTGGATAATCTG GGCTACAGGACAGGTTATGCTTACCGACACCCCATCATTCGGGAGAAGCCGAGGCACAAGAGTGAAGTGGAGATCCCCGCCACCGTCACGGCGTTCACGTTTGAGGAGGACGTAGACGCCACGCGGCTGCCCTTCAAGTTCCTTCAGCAGCGGCAGCAGAGGGAGAAGACGCGCTGGCTCAACTCCCCCAACAGCTACACCAAGGTCAGCGTGGAGGCCGGAGAGGAGCGCTGCAACAGTCGGACAACCACG TGGATGAGGGCGGATGAAACAGGAACTCCGATCCGGATTGAAGACCCAAATCAGTTCGTCCCTCTAAACACAGACCCCACTGAGGTGCAGCAGAAAAGGAACAAG ATCAGAGAGCAGAACCGGTTAGATGTGATGACATCAGGCCCGCGGTCTCAGCACCTTGCCGGCATTCCTGTTGATCAACCACGACAG GAACTGGGGCAAATAAGAGTGCTG ccatACGTGCCCACAGAGGATGAGCATATGGCTCCTCTTCCTCCCAACCCATTCAGCGAGCTGTTGGAAAAGGAGTACCACAAAAACGTGGAGAGAAGGCAACTTGGCCTCAGCG ATGGCGAGCACGAGCTAACCTCCGACGACGGCTCCACTCTCTCTCAGTCTCTATCTGTCACCCAGTCCCCGCAAAGCACTCCGGCTAAAGAAG AGAACCACACGGGCCTGATGAACGGCAAGGATAACCATGACGAGGAGCTGTCCAAGCGCATAAGTCAGCTGACCACCAGCGCAGAGAGCGTGGAGATCACTGTGCGCTCCAGCGAGAAGATCGAAGAGGTGCTGTCCCCCGAGAGCTCCCCCTCCAAGTCACCCAAcaccaagaagaagaagaagttccGCACGCCGTCCTTCCTgaagaagaacaaaaagaaagagaagatggAGGCCTGA
- the add3a gene encoding adducin 3 (gamma) a isoform X4, with protein MSADSHQGVVTTPPPPGGGTKERYFDRVNVNDPEYIRARKMSPDLRQDFNVLEQKKRVTQILQSPAFKEELECLIQEQQRKGNNPTGLLALRQIADFFMASSVAGFNTSPHSLGMVTPINDLYGVESSSLVKGEKLTRCKLASLYRLVDLFSWAHFSNSYITGRVSKEQDHILIIPRGLSFAEASASNLVKVNIIGDVIEQGSTNLRIDSAGFSPHAAIYSMRPDIRCIIHVHTPATAAVSSMKYGILPISQEALILGDIAYYNYQGSLDDQEERRELQKALGPTAKILVLRNHGVVALGETIEEAFHYIYNAQYACEIQVNAISCAGGVDNLIVLDPEKYKSRVFAVATAAAVNMAGQYKWKIGELEFESLMRMLDNLGYRTGYAYRHPIIREKPRHKSEVEIPATVTAFTFEEDVDATRLPFKFLQQRQQREKTRWLNSPNSYTKVSVEAGEERCNSRTTTWMRADETGTPIRIEDPNQFVPLNTDPTEVQQKRNKIREQNRLDVMTSGPRSQHLAGIPVDQPRQPYVPTEDEHMAPLPPNPFSELLEKEYHKNVERRQLGLSENHTGLMNGKDNHDEELSKRISQLTTSAESVEITVRSSEKIEEVLSPESSPSKSPNTKKKKKFRTPSFLKKNKKKEKMEA; from the exons GCTTTCAAAGAGGAGTTGGAGTGTCTGATCCAGGAGCAGCAGCGAAAGGGGAACAACCCGACCGGACTGCTGGCCCTCAGGCAGATCGCAGACTTCTTCATGGCCAGCTCAGTGGCCGGTTTCAACACTTCCCCTCACA GTCTGGGGATGGTGACTCCCATAAATGACTTGTACGGAGTGGAATCCTCCTCTCTGGTGAAAGGCGAGAAGCTGACACGCTGTAAACTGGCCAGCCTCTACAGACTGGTGGACCTGTTCAGCTGGGCCCACTTCTCCAACTCCTACATCACA GGTCGAGTGAGTAAAGAACAAGATCACATACTCATCATCCCCAGAGGGCTGTCATTCGCAGAAGCTTCTGCATCAAACCTG GTGAAGGTGAACATCATTGGGGACGTGATTGAGCAGGGCTCCACCAACCTGCGGATTGACTCGGCGGGTTTCAGTCCACATGCTGCCATCTACTCAATGCGTCCGGACATCCGCTGCATCATACATGTGCACACTCCTGCCACAGCAGCT GTGTCATCTATGAAGTATGGCATCCTACCCATCTCCCAGGAGGCGTTGATCTTGGGAGATATCGCTTACTACAACTACCAAGGCAGCCTGGATGACCAGGAGGAACGCAGAGAGCTGCAGAAAGCCCTCGGTCCAACAGCAAAG ATTTTGGTATTGAGAAATCACGGCGTGGTCGCTCTCGGGGAGACAATCGAAGAGGCCTTCCACTACATCTACAATGCCCAGTATGCCTGCGAAATCCAG GTGAATGCCATCTCATGTGCTGGAGGAGTTGACAACCTCATAGTGCTGGACCCGGAGAAGTACAAGTCTCGAGTGTTTGCCGTGGCTACAGCGGCGGCCGTCAACATGGCCGGGCAGTACAAGTGGAAGATTGGAGAGCTGGAGTTTGAGTCTCTGATGAGGATGCTGGATAATCTG GGCTACAGGACAGGTTATGCTTACCGACACCCCATCATTCGGGAGAAGCCGAGGCACAAGAGTGAAGTGGAGATCCCCGCCACCGTCACGGCGTTCACGTTTGAGGAGGACGTAGACGCCACGCGGCTGCCCTTCAAGTTCCTTCAGCAGCGGCAGCAGAGGGAGAAGACGCGCTGGCTCAACTCCCCCAACAGCTACACCAAGGTCAGCGTGGAGGCCGGAGAGGAGCGCTGCAACAGTCGGACAACCACG TGGATGAGGGCGGATGAAACAGGAACTCCGATCCGGATTGAAGACCCAAATCAGTTCGTCCCTCTAAACACAGACCCCACTGAGGTGCAGCAGAAAAGGAACAAG ATCAGAGAGCAGAACCGGTTAGATGTGATGACATCAGGCCCGCGGTCTCAGCACCTTGCCGGCATTCCTGTTGATCAACCACGACAG ccatACGTGCCCACAGAGGATGAGCATATGGCTCCTCTTCCTCCCAACCCATTCAGCGAGCTGTTGGAAAAGGAGTACCACAAAAACGTGGAGAGAAGGCAACTTGGCCTCAGCG AGAACCACACGGGCCTGATGAACGGCAAGGATAACCATGACGAGGAGCTGTCCAAGCGCATAAGTCAGCTGACCACCAGCGCAGAGAGCGTGGAGATCACTGTGCGCTCCAGCGAGAAGATCGAAGAGGTGCTGTCCCCCGAGAGCTCCCCCTCCAAGTCACCCAAcaccaagaagaagaagaagttccGCACGCCGTCCTTCCTgaagaagaacaaaaagaaagagaagatggAGGCCTGA
- the add3a gene encoding adducin 3 (gamma) a isoform X5, with protein MKPAFKEELECLIQEQQRKGNNPTGLLALRQIADFFMASSVAGFNTSPHSLGMVTPINDLYGVESSSLVKGEKLTRCKLASLYRLVDLFSWAHFSNSYITGRVSKEQDHILIIPRGLSFAEASASNLVKVNIIGDVIEQGSTNLRIDSAGFSPHAAIYSMRPDIRCIIHVHTPATAAVSSMKYGILPISQEALILGDIAYYNYQGSLDDQEERRELQKALGPTAKILVLRNHGVVALGETIEEAFHYIYNAQYACEIQVNAISCAGGVDNLIVLDPEKYKSRVFAVATAAAVNMAGQYKWKIGELEFESLMRMLDNLGYRTGYAYRHPIIREKPRHKSEVEIPATVTAFTFEEDVDATRLPFKFLQQRQQREKTRWLNSPNSYTKVSVEAGEERCNSRTTTWMRADETGTPIRIEDPNQFVPLNTDPTEVQQKRNKIREQNRLDVMTSGPRSQHLAGIPVDQPRQELGQIRVLPYVPTEDEHMAPLPPNPFSELLEKEYHKNVERRQLGLSDGEHELTSDDGSTLSQSLSVTQSPQSTPAKEENHTGLMNGKDNHDEELSKRISQLTTSAESVEITVRSSEKIEEVLSPESSPSKSPNTKKKKKFRTPSFLKKNKKKEKMEA; from the exons ATGAAACCA GCTTTCAAAGAGGAGTTGGAGTGTCTGATCCAGGAGCAGCAGCGAAAGGGGAACAACCCGACCGGACTGCTGGCCCTCAGGCAGATCGCAGACTTCTTCATGGCCAGCTCAGTGGCCGGTTTCAACACTTCCCCTCACA GTCTGGGGATGGTGACTCCCATAAATGACTTGTACGGAGTGGAATCCTCCTCTCTGGTGAAAGGCGAGAAGCTGACACGCTGTAAACTGGCCAGCCTCTACAGACTGGTGGACCTGTTCAGCTGGGCCCACTTCTCCAACTCCTACATCACA GGTCGAGTGAGTAAAGAACAAGATCACATACTCATCATCCCCAGAGGGCTGTCATTCGCAGAAGCTTCTGCATCAAACCTG GTGAAGGTGAACATCATTGGGGACGTGATTGAGCAGGGCTCCACCAACCTGCGGATTGACTCGGCGGGTTTCAGTCCACATGCTGCCATCTACTCAATGCGTCCGGACATCCGCTGCATCATACATGTGCACACTCCTGCCACAGCAGCT GTGTCATCTATGAAGTATGGCATCCTACCCATCTCCCAGGAGGCGTTGATCTTGGGAGATATCGCTTACTACAACTACCAAGGCAGCCTGGATGACCAGGAGGAACGCAGAGAGCTGCAGAAAGCCCTCGGTCCAACAGCAAAG ATTTTGGTATTGAGAAATCACGGCGTGGTCGCTCTCGGGGAGACAATCGAAGAGGCCTTCCACTACATCTACAATGCCCAGTATGCCTGCGAAATCCAG GTGAATGCCATCTCATGTGCTGGAGGAGTTGACAACCTCATAGTGCTGGACCCGGAGAAGTACAAGTCTCGAGTGTTTGCCGTGGCTACAGCGGCGGCCGTCAACATGGCCGGGCAGTACAAGTGGAAGATTGGAGAGCTGGAGTTTGAGTCTCTGATGAGGATGCTGGATAATCTG GGCTACAGGACAGGTTATGCTTACCGACACCCCATCATTCGGGAGAAGCCGAGGCACAAGAGTGAAGTGGAGATCCCCGCCACCGTCACGGCGTTCACGTTTGAGGAGGACGTAGACGCCACGCGGCTGCCCTTCAAGTTCCTTCAGCAGCGGCAGCAGAGGGAGAAGACGCGCTGGCTCAACTCCCCCAACAGCTACACCAAGGTCAGCGTGGAGGCCGGAGAGGAGCGCTGCAACAGTCGGACAACCACG TGGATGAGGGCGGATGAAACAGGAACTCCGATCCGGATTGAAGACCCAAATCAGTTCGTCCCTCTAAACACAGACCCCACTGAGGTGCAGCAGAAAAGGAACAAG ATCAGAGAGCAGAACCGGTTAGATGTGATGACATCAGGCCCGCGGTCTCAGCACCTTGCCGGCATTCCTGTTGATCAACCACGACAG GAACTGGGGCAAATAAGAGTGCTG ccatACGTGCCCACAGAGGATGAGCATATGGCTCCTCTTCCTCCCAACCCATTCAGCGAGCTGTTGGAAAAGGAGTACCACAAAAACGTGGAGAGAAGGCAACTTGGCCTCAGCG ATGGCGAGCACGAGCTAACCTCCGACGACGGCTCCACTCTCTCTCAGTCTCTATCTGTCACCCAGTCCCCGCAAAGCACTCCGGCTAAAGAAG AGAACCACACGGGCCTGATGAACGGCAAGGATAACCATGACGAGGAGCTGTCCAAGCGCATAAGTCAGCTGACCACCAGCGCAGAGAGCGTGGAGATCACTGTGCGCTCCAGCGAGAAGATCGAAGAGGTGCTGTCCCCCGAGAGCTCCCCCTCCAAGTCACCCAAcaccaagaagaagaagaagttccGCACGCCGTCCTTCCTgaagaagaacaaaaagaaagagaagatggAGGCCTGA